TTGGATCCTTCTCGCCAGCATCCATCCAAGGCGTTCGTTAACTTAACTGAAGAAACATAGACTGCACGCCGTAGTCCTGACACTCCAAATCCCATTTGATTGGTTATCACTTTTTTCCAGACTGACCAGTGGCAGTACTGGTATGAGCACTTTGTGTACCACGAGGGTGGTCTTCAAGGAGGTGCAGCAGATCCTCCTCAAGCCATACATTTTCTTTATGCGGGAACCTAAACCTCAAGCCATACTTCAAACAACATAGACTTCAACAGTTCAAACAACGTAGCCCATAAACCATATGCTTAAATTGAATCCCAGACCGAACGCATTGAAGTCGGCCGCCATTTTGATGGCGAGCACTGATGCTGGTATGCTACCATCATATAAATTATTCTGCGAAGTTTTTAGGCTTCCATATAATCAGAGTCCAGACAACGTGTAAAGCTAACTATGTGTCATTTTAACAGCCATCTATTGTTAATACTTCAGCAGTAAAAGTAATGCTAATGACTAAGTTTTTTTTTCCATGAGGCCTTGTTTGGTACTAGTGTATTTTAGGGAATTGGTGGGGATTATCCCGGTCAAACCCCTAAATCCCCACATATCCCAAAACACCATTTGGTTCTAGTGTATTTGACATGTTTCATCCCCATATTTCCCCATAAATCCTCACAACTCTAGTGCATTTTTCTCAATACAATACACTACCCCTACCTAGTGGATTGGGGATAAATGGGGATTTGAAGGGATTGGGTGAAGGTTGGGGTTTCACCCAATCCCTGTGAGGATTATCCCCACCAATCCCCTCAAAAACCCTAGTACCAAACAAGGCCTGAAGAAATGTATTGGAATAATTAGTACTGAGTAAACTACAGTCCGAACTGCAGCTTACTCTGAAGTATAAACAAGTGAAACTCTAAACATTTTAGATTGTCCAAACCGCAGCTTACTCAAGAGTATAAACAAGTGCATCTTGAAATATGTCGGTGCAATGTAaactaagaaaacagaggctgtgtgATTCATACAGCACACATAAATCACTAATAACTACCGTGAGGAATTCTCTGTCCGTCCAGCCTCAGGTTCTTCTCATAATCGGCACCTCAAGTCTTGTGCTGTCTTTGGCTTCTTGCATTCCAGTTCGCCTTCAACAGGAGCATGTGGCCGTTTCGCGATATCTGGTTTTTCTTCATCTTCATCACCTAAGAGCTGAATTAATAGACAGAAATAATGTACATATTAGAAGCAGGTATTAGTAGCTCAAAAAGAAGAAGCAGGTATTAGTCCAAGACTGAAGAGGCATATTCGCCCAACACAAAATTATATATCTCTATCTCTACCTAATATTAAAGTACGAATTGTTTCTCCACTACAAATTGTTTCTCCACTATTTTTGGTCCATCGATGTTTTTCGTATGTTTTTTGTTTTTCGTCCGTCGCTGTTTTATgttaaaaattaaaaataaaaattaaaaaagcTCATGTAACCCCTGCCACTTATGTCCGGCCGCAATGCAACAACCAGTGCACCTAGACAAAGTGTTTGCTGAGAAAACAGAGGAATGTATACTTATATATACATCTCTCCCGCGCGCCCTATTGGGCCGGCAGATTAGCAGGGAGGgacttccctttttcctatttcgttttttttttctattttccttACTTAAAATAATTTGGGATTTCAAAAGAAAATGTGAATATTGAAAAATGTTTTAGAAACCATGCGCCCTATTAGGCTGGCCCATGATTGGGGAGAGACGCCACTGTTTTTTTATttcgttttttcttcttctttaaataacttgggacttcaaaaaaattccaaattaAAAAAATGTGAATTTTGAAAAACGTTTCAGAAGTAGTAAAATGTTTATGCATTTAACAAAAATTCTGTGAATTCAAAACAtgttcattaatttttaaaacaatgttcacaaaaacaaaaaattatcatgaatttcaaaaaaagttcatcgattcaaaaaaatgtttgctgTTTCAAAATCTTCATGCATTAAAAAATAATGTTCGTCAaacaaaaaatgttcattaatttcaaaaaatgttcacccatTCCAAAAATGTGTGCCTgttgaaaaaaatgttcaaaagttataaaaaaatgttcatccattCAAAAAATAATCATCTTGCTCTGTGAGAAAATTTCCAATTACTCACAACAATATTCACTGAGATGCCGTCAACCTCCTAGATTTTGTTGATGGTTTGGTTGTTGTTGTTGGCCGCACGCAACATGATCCGTGCAATCCATGGTCATGAACTAGATGTTGCAAACTCGGTCATCGCCTTGATGAGGTCATCAAAATTTTGCCCCGATGTAAAATTCGTGTCGCTTTGTTGCCCTAATCCCCTTTTTATATATACTAATTATTAAATTAAAATTCGTACCACAAACCTTTTATGTTTCTCTGACGCGTGGGCCGACCTAGGCTGCTCCACACTTTTTCTTTCTTCGATTCAATTGTGGAGCAGCGAAAAATAATACGTTTCTATTTCTCCCCTAGGTCGGCCAAAATGGGCCTATTCTGaaacatttttttctttcttctcattTGATTGTGGCATGAAGGCGAGAATGAAACTATGAAGCCGCAAACTGAACTGTGATCATTTTGCAAAGATGGTATGACTGAAAGCATAGTTCTTTTTCATCTTGAGAACAATCTTCGTGGATCATAAATTAAATAATAGTTGATATTTTAGTCTATGCTAGGGAAGTTaaattttctcccgttgcaacacacgggtatTTTTGCTAGTACATTTAATATATGGATCGACTGAACAAAAAAAGTTTGTTACCATCTGTCCTACATTTTCATCCGtctcatcctcgtcctcgtccccgtactcgtcgtcctcgtcgaccTCGACCATGTAGAATATGTCACGAGCACGTTCGAAAGCATCCAGTTCCTGAATACAGTAGAAGTTAAGGAGAATATATCTTAAAAGATTGAATGAGGTTTACAGATCCAGCACAGGGACGACGAATTATAACCATCTTGAGACAAAGGGGAGACCTGAAATCTGAATGGAAGAAAAACTAGACGAGAGAAGGGATGGATGGGGCGCGCGCACCTCTCGTAGGTGGTCGATCCTCTGCTGGAACGTCTTGCCATCGGGACGGTTCATGATATCGCCGATCTTGTCCAGGCCGAACTGTTGGAACAGGTAGGTCAGGCGAGGAGCAAGAGGGGACGACTGCGGATAGGGTGAATAAATCACACCACAGTTGCCTTCGCCGCCGGGTGGTCTGCCACTGCCAGGGCCAGCCATGGTTGCCACAAGGGAACGGCGGCGGCGCGCGTGGCCGAGGGTTGAAGCGTGGATGGTTTCTTTATTCGGGAATCGGGAAGGAGACATGCAGTATATATTTgggatttactccctccgtttcaaaataaatgacccaactttgtactaaaattaatacaaaattgagtcatctattttggaacggagggagtagtcattaGGCCCAAATAAGTATGCAAAGCGAATTTTAAGAATAGGCTCAATTAATATGAACCGTCCATTTTGCAACATCTGATGGCTAGTACCACATCTTGAAATTTTCCCTTTATGCAAATAAGAAAAGAAATTATTATGTCATTAAAACATGATGCTAAATTAGGAAATATAGCATGTAGTGCTCAATTTTCCAGGTCACTTTTCTACATGCCACGTCTCTGTCATTACTTTTTTTTAGCTAGGTTAATAGGTAGCTATCGGATGTTTTCCAGGTCACTTTTCTAAATTCCAACATAGAAAAATAAATCCGCCTACAATCAATTTTTTGATATGTTCAACTTATGTCGATGTACCGTTTCATGCTGAAATTTTGGATCTCCGACTGATTAGATAGTTCTCTGTAACTAACAGTGAAACTAATAAAATGTTACAAGGTACATTTAGTATGAACTAAATATATATTCTACAATGGTAATACAAGATTAGAGCAAAAGTTcatatttcttaaaaaaatgatgAATAGAGAAAATAAAAATGTGTTATCCAATAATAAGGCAGGCATATTATGTatgtatgcattccatgaatattTGGTATCAAAAGCAAAATAAACAAGTAGTTGCTATAATTAGAATAGTATGCATGGTCCTCTTGTCGAGGAAATAAATAAGACACTGTCAGGCGTCACCGAGTATTGagtggcttgggccaggcgaacaACGAACAAAGATGCTCATAACTTAGCTAGGGAGGATTGCCTTTTAAATTTATGCAAAACTTGGTTTAGTGTTTCTCCAGTTTGTATTCGAGATGTTTTAGTGGCTGATGGTGCCATGTACTAAGTAATAATAAGGCAGTTGTTTCCTCTAAAAGAACGTATTGTTGATGAATGGACAACTGAGATTAAACATTTCTCTTACCTCATACTCCGTTGATGAATGGTCAAATGTACTGTTGATGAATGGTCTCGGAGTAGAAGGTAAGAGGGGTCATCTTAAAATAGCTTGGTAGAAAAAATCAACCACAGTAATTACTCAATACATGATTTTCCAACGTGTGATGCTAACTCTAGTGATAGATCTATTGGCAACGTGGTCATGCTTATAGCTGCCATGTGTCACGTCTTATAGCTCAGGCGTTACTAGTCGATAGATGATGACAGCATTGCTCCCCTTTCGGGACCTGCTTTATATCTATCTCACGCAGGCACAATACAACACAAACACACTAGTCCCCTTTCCCTTGTCCCTTGCTCCCACACCATCTATCTCTTCCGCTCTCGTCCCTCATAAGGTCTGTGACCAAGATCTCATGGCCGCCGGCGCAGGCCGCATGCCCACGAACCGACTTGTTGATAATCAGCCTTCGCTACCACCAGCAATCTCAATACCATGCTCCACGCACCACCCTAGTCGTGGACTCAGCTCCGAGGAGGAGAACCTCGCTTTTTCTCTGATGATGCTGGCCAACGGCATCCGGGATGAGTATCATGTATTCCTTGACTATGATACAATGCGACCACCGCCGCTGCCTTTGCCACCACACATGGTAGATATTCCGGTGAGCGTAGCCCGCGATTTAGCCCAGGGTGTACTGGCGGCCGAGGTGACCAGCCAAACATCGGCTTCGGTGGTCGTGGTTGCTCCAAGGCAAGGTCCCACACAAGCGCCGCCACCGTTGTCGGTAGTCGTCATCGGGGCAAATCTGGTGCTAGAGCAGGTGGTCCCGTTGACCCAAGCGCCACACCTGGTGATTGTGACTCAAGCGGCCCCTGCTCTGGCATTGGCATCCACCCAAGCACGACAAGTTGTCGCGAAGAACAAAGTGCCATTCAACAAGCCCAACAAAGCGTCCACACAACCAATCAAGCCATGCAAATCGCTCAAGGCTGTGGTCACGACGGTGGAGAACCAAGTGCTGCAGCAGGGGAGCCAACAACTGTTACACGAGTGGCCCGTGTGTGTCAAGAGGTTCAACAAGTCTCGGGGCCTTAATGTGCACATGAAAACCCATCCAGATGGGAGATTGCACCCATGTGTGTGGTGCATGAGCACTTTCCCCAACTCCTCTACGCTTCGCTCACACGTCAGGCGCAACAATACTTGCGGTGGAAACAAGCCAAGAAAGCTTGGGCCCGTGGCCGCGGCGGCGATAGCATGGCACACCATCAACCTGAACATGCCGGAGATTTAATTAGGCCGAcgatggagaaggaggaggaggacaccGACAAAGAACATGTGGTTGGTGTGTTAATGCGATAGCAGATGTCAGTTTCTAGTCCTCATATCAGAGTCTGGCAGTTTCAAGTTGGTGAGCAGCTGTAGCTTTTAATTTTGGTGGCTAGCTGTAAAACGTAGGTTTTGGGGGAACTGGCTTCGGTGGCCGAGGTGACCAGCCAAACATCGGCTTCGGTGGTCGTGGTCGCTCCAAGGCAAGGTCCCACACAAGCGCCGCCACCGTCGTCGGTAGTCGCCGTCGGGGCAAATCTGGTGCTAGAGCAGGTGGTCCCGCTGACCCAAGCGCCACACCTGGTGATTGTGACTCAAGCGGCCCCTGCTCTCGCATTGGCATCCACCCAAGCACGGCAAGTTGTCGCAACGAACAAAGTGCCAGTAaaattttgtgttttgaccctttGCACGTATAAAATCGGGATCTAACCCTagtttggaatttttttgaaatctgacccttttgctaccgccaaaaGGCCCGGCGGTAGGGTCAGGCAACCTACCGCCAGGGGTTCTGGCGGTGGCATGGATGGCCCACTGCCGTTACCTAACGGCCAGCTCAACACCCTACCGCCGCAGGATTCGGCGGTAGGTTGCCCGACCCTACCGCCGGGCCCTTTGGCGGTAGGGTATTGTAGTTTTGGGTTTTTACAAGTTTTTGTGATTGTTTTTTTAAGTTTTATCGCAGGTTTCACACAATTTCACAAATAGCAAAATATGAGCTCAAATTTTAGCAAATATCAAATAGTTTGACAAACACGCACATAATTTCACAAGTAGGAAATAGCAAATAGCAAACTTGTCCACATAGTTTGACAACCCCCACTAACGCAAGTAGTTTTGCAAATAGCTTTCGCAAAGCCAACAAGCGGTGCAACAAGTTCTTAAGACAAGTTTATAGAGCGGGCAGACATCTTCAGAGGTCCTTGTATGTTAGGCCTAGCCGTGGAGACAGATACGGCAGCGGATCCACCGGTTCAGGCGAAGGCGGAACGCTGGTTTGCATCCGACTATTCAAGCACTCCCACCTTGCCTTGCCCGCTGAAGTTTTCGCCTCCGCCCATCCCCAGCTGATGATATCGAACGCCGATGCACTTGGGGGCGACATCTTGGCTCTCTCCTCCGCATTGCTCTCGAAGTAGATCCTCCGGCCCAAATTGCGCAGCTCCCAGTTGGAGTGCTGCTTGGCAGCTTCAATGGTCCCTTCCCGGCGGACACGGGAGATAGTTGGATCTCCCTCCATCTCTGCAATCACTCTCTTCCACTCCTTCACACTCTACGACCAACACTTCACATCGTCGAGGATCTGCTCTGCCCTCTTGTGCCACCGTATTGCCCTCGTCGCCTCTAGGACCTCGTCTGAAACAGCTCCCACCAGCTGAAGAAGCTCGGGGAGGGCCTCGTACAGGTACGGCAGTGGCAAGGCAGACGGGTCGTGTTGGAGATGAATGGCTGATGGTTGCGCCACAGTTGCAGACCTAAACATATGGATGCATCACACATTAGGGTTCATCATCTCCAAAAAAATCTAAACCTAGGGTTCATTATATGGTCAAAAATTCTAAACCTAACTTGTATTCAATTAGGGTTCATCACCTTCAAAAAAACCTAGCTTGTATTAGGGTTCATCATGTGTTCAAAAAATATCAACTAGGGTTTCATCATATTTCATAAGGATAGATCATCAAAAAACATCAACTAGGGTTCAccatgaacatgaacatgaaccATTCTTAGGCTATAAAAGAGGAGTGATTTGACTCAAAGTAATTGGGGGATCGGAGGAGCTTACTTTCCTCTTTTCGGGGCCATCTTGATCCGCAAAATCCgtgaagaaacaaagaagatcGGAGGGGGGAAGTGGAGGAGATGAGaaaggggcgagaggaagaagaaggcgactGGTTGGGGGGATAAGGGGTGTGGTGGGTTTGGGCGGGCCCGTTGGGTTTATAAATGCCCAAACCCTACCGCCAGTGGCCACGGCGGTAGGGTTAGACAACCTACCGCCACAGGGTTTGGCGCTAGGGTCGGAGCCTCTGGCACCCCTTCTGTGACCAAAACTGGTAGCACCTCAGCGGGAGGGTTGCACCCGCTACCACCACGCTCTTCGGCAGTAGGGGCCTACCGCCAAGACGCCTGGCGGTAGGGTGTGCAACCCTCCCACTGAGTTGCTGCCAGTTTTGGTCACAGGAGGTAGGCGTGCTGGGGGGGGGGCTTACTGCCGTAGGGTGTGGCGGTAGGCTGTACAGACCTACCGCCGTAGGTTCTGGCGGTAGGGTGGCCCATAGTGCATTTTTTGCACCTCCTAACTTCTCTTGTCTTTATTTTTTGGCACACAACAATTAAATacttgtaaacatgaagcatatgtatGACATATCAAGCACACATCCACAAATCCACAAATAAGATAGGTTGGATACATAGCAAATAGACATCCACAAAGGTTTTCACCAAGTTTTACATAGCAAATTCACGAAACAGTTTCACGGGCAAATCCATATGGTTCACGAAGCAAACATGAAAGTTTTTAGTTCAACGACACGGCAGCAACTTCAGTCCCTCCTTACCCTCTTCGCGGTCCGGTCCTCGTTGTTCTTTGATTGCTTCTCGGCCGCCTTCTTGCGATGAGTAGGACGCGCTTTCTAAAACGGGGATGGAATCTTCCAATCCTTCTTCGACACATTCCTCTTCTCACGTTGGGTTGTCTGAGTTGCTGGAGGTCCGTCTTgatcatcgtactcctcctcctcatcgtccttttcttcatcgtcctcttcctcttcttcaccatgttcttcttctgctccctcttcctcgccctcttcttcatcttcctcttcatcatcatcgtcctcgccctcctcctcgtcatctcgaACCGCCATAGACAATGAAGCGGCCTGGCTCGATGAAGCGAGGCTACGCATCGGTGCTGCAGGAGCAATCACATCAGCGGAGGAGGTGGCACACCCAAGCAGGCCCACAAGCTTCCGACATTTTTTGATGAACTTCTGCAATGAGAACGAAATAATAAGCACAATATGGATCAACTTTATGATGAACATAAGCAAATGAACTCCATGTTACCTTCACCGTTCCCCTCAACTTGTTCTCACTAGCTCGAGTCCCGGGGATAGAACTAAGCACATCAGAGGCATCGAAAATGCTTTTGTTCAGCTCCGAAGACTACAATGTAATAAAATGAGTCAGTAGCACTAAAGTTGATTTCATCCAAACGTCGGTTGAAAACAGATAAAAACAACTTACCACTCTGTTCATGATGGGTCCGTACTCCCTAAATCCGCCCTGTAGCTCTCTGATGTTGTCATTGTAGGCTTCATTCTCGGAGTCGTCGTCGTACAGACTTTCGGCGTTTGCTGTCGTCCACTGTGGCCTTAGGCGCAGACGATGCTTGATGCCATCGTCGAACCACAGCAGGTGATCCGAGTACTCCTCCTAGTCAATCACTCTTCTCTCCACATCTTTGCGAGTTTTCCACTGGTTCCATTCAGTCACGTATTTGGCATGTTGCGCTCCCCAATCGGTGATAGACTGATTCTTCTTCCTGCTCAGCCTGCAAAGCACAAGAAAGATTGTAAAACACCATTAGGAAGAATGTAAAACATCAAAACGAAAGTTGGTAACGATGAGAATGGGCGGTGGTACTCACAAGTGCAGGTCGTAGCCACCGGTATCTTTGACAATGCCGGCTGGTGGTGTACGTTGCGCCTCACCAAATTGCGCGGCAACGCGCCGTGGCAAGTGGTACTCGAAGGCATAGACACAtatcatgggcacgatgcaccgccagaGAAGCCGATCCTGCTTGCACATCACGTTCAGCTCGAACCCCCACTCTTGGTCGTCAGTATACGGCCGCCAGTTAACCTAGTACCAAAAGTGGTAAGCTCAAGTGAAAGTGTTGTCGACCACATTCGAAATCTATGTCTTATACCTGGAGAGGCGTCAGAGCATCAAGCTCGTTGATGAAGATCTTGTACAAGGCCTTGGATTCACCCGAGATTGTACCCACCACGTCCCAAGCGTATGCGGCGGTCGGGTATCGAGCATCATCGCCATCTTCACCATAGCCAGTCCATGCACGCGCTCTAAGCTTCTCTGGACGCCCCACCGGGattcgctcccacatccaaatggagaggccCGATACACATCCACACATACCGGATGTAGCTTCCGTGCTCCGGGTTGCGTCGTCAAGCTACAAAATAAGTGTAGATGATAAGATGCCAAAATCAAAGCAGCGCACGTCCATGATATTTGAAACAATGATGTGATATTCacttaccgaacggtataggtaggcgaggtcggcggccccccagctgtaccctgcatcccagtcCACCAGGAACTCGAGATACATCCAGAGGGCAGTGTCCCTAGAGTAGCCTGGAAACACTACCTCCGTGAGAAGATACCACAGGTAAGCCCTGGCGTACCGCTCCACCACCCGGGGTTCGGCCCCTTCCGGGCACTTGCTCCGGTACTTCAGGAGCCAGGGCAGCGGGACGCCGGAAGTCCGGTTCTTCTTATCTGgggggcagtcgccgatgagggcGATAACCCTGTCATGCCAGTTCTTCCTC
This window of the Triticum aestivum cultivar Chinese Spring chromosome 5D, IWGSC CS RefSeq v2.1, whole genome shotgun sequence genome carries:
- the LOC123124246 gene encoding nardilysin isoform X2 — its product is MAGPGSGRPPGGEGNCGVIYSPYPQSSPLAPRLTYLFQQFGLDKIGDIMNRPDGKTFQQRIDHLREELDAFERARDIFYMVEVDEDDEYGDEDEDETDENLLGDEDEEKPDIAKRPHAPVEGELECKKPKTAQDLRCRL
- the LOC123124247 gene encoding zinc finger protein 692-like, translated to MAAGAGRMPTNRLVDNQPSLPPAISIPCSTHHPSRGLSSEEENLAFSLMMLANGIRDEYHVFLDYDTMRPPPLPLPPHMVDIPVSVARDLAQGVLAAEVTSQTSASVVVVAPRQGPTQAPPPLSVVVIGANLVLEQVVPLTQAPHLVIVTQAAPALALASTQARQVVAKNKVPFNKPNKASTQPIKPCKSLKAVVTTVENQVLQQGSQQLLHEWPVCVKRFNKSRGLNVHMKTHPDGRLHPCVWCMSTFPNSSTLRSHVRRNNTCGGNKPRKLGPVAAAAIAWHTINLNMPEI
- the LOC123124246 gene encoding uncharacterized protein isoform X1, with translation MAGPGSGRPPGGEGNCGVIYSPYPQSSPLAPRLTYLFQQFGLDKIGDIMNRPDGKTFQQRIDHLREELDAFERARDIFYMVEVDEDDEYGDEDEDETDENVGQMLLGDEDEEKPDIAKRPHAPVEGELECKKPKTAQDLRCRL